The Treponema medium genome has a window encoding:
- the miaA gene encoding tRNA (adenosine(37)-N6)-dimethylallyltransferase MiaA, which produces MPHYNCAVVLGATATGKTALAVKLAHAKHGEIISADSRQVYRGLDLGTGKDLQEYGSIPYHLIDVCDLSREFTVFHFQQEVYRIFPQLVDKGALPIIAGGTGLYLDAILRGYELIPVPEDHALREMLATKTLPELQAMLIALKPDIHNKTDLEQPDRLVRAIEIARYRQEHPESTAAHLHAVPPIKPKIYGISFERSALRERIRRRLIARIDAGMIEETEQIHAQGYSWERLESLGLEYRFTAKYLQGKIESKEVYIEQLYRAIGQFAKRQETWFRRMERNGIEIEWIDGNKAAQLTAAAISEMAPLH; this is translated from the coding sequence ATGCCGCATTATAATTGTGCCGTAGTATTAGGCGCTACAGCAACGGGAAAAACGGCGCTTGCCGTCAAACTTGCACACGCAAAGCACGGCGAAATCATCTCCGCCGATTCCCGGCAAGTATACCGCGGGCTCGATTTGGGCACGGGAAAGGATTTGCAGGAATACGGCAGCATTCCCTACCACCTCATCGATGTCTGCGATTTAAGCCGCGAGTTTACGGTCTTCCATTTTCAGCAGGAGGTGTACCGCATCTTTCCGCAGCTTGTTGACAAAGGCGCATTGCCGATTATCGCAGGCGGCACCGGACTGTACCTCGATGCCATCCTCCGCGGCTATGAGCTGATTCCCGTCCCCGAAGACCACGCATTGCGAGAAATGCTGGCAACAAAAACACTGCCGGAACTGCAAGCTATGCTCATAGCGCTCAAGCCGGATATTCACAATAAAACCGACCTTGAGCAGCCTGACCGCCTTGTCCGCGCTATCGAAATTGCCCGTTACCGGCAGGAACATCCCGAATCCACCGCCGCGCATTTGCATGCAGTGCCGCCTATTAAGCCGAAAATCTACGGTATCTCTTTTGAACGCAGTGCCTTACGCGAGCGTATCCGCCGCCGCCTCATTGCCCGCATCGACGCCGGTATGATAGAAGAAACCGAACAAATCCATGCACAGGGCTATTCATGGGAGCGGCTCGAAAGCCTCGGTTTGGAATACCGCTTTACGGCGAAGTATCTACAGGGAAAAATCGAAAGCAAAGAAGTCTATATCGAGCAGCTCTATCGGGCGATCGGACAATTTGCAAAGCGGCAGGAAACATGGTTCCGGCGCATGGAGCGGAACGGCATCGAAATAGAATGGATTGACGGTAATAAGGCGGCTCAGCTGACGGCAGCGGCTATTTCGGAAATGGCACCTTTACATTAA